The Periplaneta americana isolate PAMFEO1 chromosome 2, P.americana_PAMFEO1_priV1, whole genome shotgun sequence genome has a window encoding:
- the Trissin gene encoding uncharacterized protein Trissin: MAGSRHFTLLMTGLVLWCVCTWSVALSCDSCGRECRAACGTRNFRTCCFNYLRKRSGPDGDDSEGPGLRLELLVVPELAARYWSLAHQPDTQPDEPDTVPPPGGRMQLVYNA, encoded by the exons ATGGCTGGAAGTCGTCACTTCACCCTACTTATGACTG GCCTGGTGCTGTGGTGCGTGTGCACGTGGTCGGTGGCGCTCAGCTGCGACTCCTGCGGCAGGGAGTGTCGTGCGGCGTGCGGCACGCGTAACTTCCGCACCTGCTGCTTCAACTACCTGCGCAAGCGCAGCGGCCCGGATGGCGACGACAGCGAGGGACCCGGCCTGCGCCTCGAACTGCTGGTGGTGCCTGAGCTGGCGGCCCGCTACTGGAGCCTCGCCCACCAGCCCGACACCCAGCCGGACGAGCCCGACACAGTGCCCCCGCCCGGCGGCCGCATGCAGCTGGTCTACAACGCCTAG